Within the Saccharopolyspora gloriosae genome, the region GCCGGCTCCAGGTAGGCGTCGTTGGTGGACACGCGGCGCGTGCCGAAGCTGTTGTAGGCGTACGGCGACACTCCGGTCGCACCGGGCGCGTTGTGGTCGGGAGCCCACGGGTGGCCCCTGCGCTCGGTGATCTGGTCGAGGGCCGATTCGATCGTGGCGAAGTTCTCGCGGCTCGGCCGCAGCACGGGGATCGGCCCGTCGGCACCGTGGTAGTCCTCGTGCGCGAAGTCCTGGTCGTTCTCCAGTTTCATCAGCAGCGGCAGCACGTCCCGGTGGCTCCAGCCGGTGCAGCCGTTCGCCGCCCAGCCGTCGAAGTCCTCCACGGTGGGCCGGATCGCGAACAGCCCGTTGATCGCCGAGCTCCCGCCCACGCCGCGCCCCCGCACGTAGGTCGCCGGGGGTTGCGCGGCGGATCGCGATGCCTGCAACTCCGGGAAGGTGTGGGACTGCGCCAGCTGCTCGGGCAGGCGGTTCTTGCCGGGCTCAACGCCCTGGATCTCTGGCGGAGTTTCGGCGGAGCGGTAGTCCAGGCCCGCTTCCAGCACCAGCACCCGCCGCTGATCGTCCTCGGTCAGCCGCCCCGCGAGCGCCGCCCCCGCCGAACCGGCACCGATGATGATCGTGTCGTACATGATGTCCTCTCCGAGCCCCCTGATGAGCGCCCGCCCGGTGGGCGGTACGAGCAGCAGAAGCCATGCCCCAACGGCACACTCAATCCTTTGTGCCGCACGTCACTTTCGCATCCCGCGAGCAGTTCCCCCGGACGAAGAGTCCCCGGACGCACGTTCCCCTTGGCCTGCCCAGGAAGAGGCGGCCGCCTCCAGCAGGCAGCAAAGGTCCGACCAAAGCGTTGACACTGCAACGGACGCTGCTTAACGTACGGCGCATTGGTTCTACCAAAGGAGATACCGGTGGGCGTTGATCTCTCGTTCCTGGTGCGCAGCCTGGCGGAACAGGCGACGCCCGAGCCGGGTACCGACCTGCTGCGGCTGCCCACGGAGCGCGAGCTCGTCGCCTCCCTCGACGTCAGCCGCGGCACGCTGCGCGAGCAGCTGTCGATGCTGGAGATGCTGGGCTTCCTCACCCGCACCCAGGGCCGCGGTTCGTACCTCGGCGTGCCGGACGCGAGCTTCATCCAGCTCTACTTCGACCTCTCCAGCGAGCTCGGCCAGCTCGGCGGCGGACAGTTCCGCTCGGCGCGGGAGATGCTGGAGATCTCGATGACGGAGGCCGCCGCCCGGCTGGCGACGGCAGACGACGTGGACACGCTGCGCGGCCTGGTGGACGAGATGGTGCGCGCGAGCGCGGCGGGCGAGGACGAGCGCGCGCTGGAGGCGGACCTGGACTTCCACCGCCACCTGTTCACCGTGGTGAACAACCCGATCTTCACGCTGCTGCACGACGGCCTGAGCCACGTGCTGCGCGACGAGGTGGTGGACCGCCGACGGGTCGCCGTGGAACGGGAACCGTTGCGGGAGGGCGAGAACCGCATCATCGACACCGTCCACTACGGAATCGTCGATGCCGTGGAGCGCCGCGACGGCGAGAGCGCGCGATCGGCGATGCGCCGCCACTTCGAGGTGTGGTCCGCGCTGACCGGCGAGGACTGACCGCCCCGCACCGGATTCACCGCCGGACATCAGGAACTCGCACGCCCGAACCTCGGGCGTCCGCGCGTGCTGCCCGAACACGGGCCGGAGCAGGAGGTTGACTCGTGGACGAACCCGATGTGGTGTTCGTGGGGATCGGCGCCATCGGACGGCACATGGCGAGCAGGCTGGTCGCCGCGGGCCGCTCGACGACGGCGGTGGATCCGACTCCGGCCGCGCGAGAATGGGCTGCGGCGCAAGGGATTCCGGCGATTCCGTCCCTGACCGGAGCTCCGCGCGCGGAGTTCGTCGTGGTCATGGTCGCGACTCCCGATCAACTGGTCGCCCTGGTCGATGAGGCGTTGACCCGCGACGATCTCGACGGTCAGCGCTGGATCGTGATGAGCACGGTCGGCCCCGACGCGGTCCGCGAGCAGGGCGCCCGGCTCACCGGCGCAGGTGCGCTGGTGCTGGACGTGCCGGTCACCGGTGGTGTCGCGCGAGCGCGCACCGGCGAACTCACCCTGTTCGCCGCCGGAAATCGATCCACAGTGGAGTTCGCGCGACCGGTGCTGAACTGCTTCGGCGCGGTGCGCGAGGTCGGCGAGCGGGTCGGTGACGGCCAGGCGATCAAGGTGGTCAACCAGCACCTGTGCTCGGTGCACATCGTGGCCGCCGCCGAAGCGCTCTCGCTCGCCGGTGAGCTCGGGCTGGACCGCGAGCAAGTGCTGTCGCTGGTCGAGAACGGGGCCGCCGGGTCGTGGATGCTCTCCGACCGGGGTCCGCGCATGTTGCAGGGCACCGATGTCGAGGTCACCAGCACGATCGGCATCTTCGTCAAGGACAGCAACCTCGTCGCCGACGCCGCCCGGCAGGCCGACGCCGACACTCCCCTGCTGGACCTCGCGCGGGAACGCTACGAACGCGCCGCCGACGCCGGGCTGGGCGCTCGCGACGACTCGCGGGTGATCGAGACCTACGCCTGAGGCGATTTCCACCGCACATCGCGGAAAGACCAGCGAGCCACCGGCTCGCGGCCACCCCGGCTCTCCGGCCCCGGTGGTTTCTGCAAAGGAGCAGACCATGTCCGCTGCGCCCACCTCCGGTCGACGCGACGATCCGACGAAGGTGTCGGTCGCCTCGATGATCGGTACCGCGGTCGAGAGCTACGACTTCTTCATCTACGGCACCGCTTCGGCGGCGTACTTCGGGTCGGTGTTCTTCCACACCGGCAACGAACTCCTCGGCGTGCTGGCCTCGTTCGCGACGCTCGCCGTGGGGTTCTTCTTCCGCCCGCTGGGCGGGTATCTCGCCGGGCACTACGGCGACCGGCTGGGCCGCAAGACGGTGCTGATGTGGTCGCTGGCGATCATGGGCTTGGGCACCGTGCTGATCGGCGTGCTGCCCACCTACGGCCAGGCCGGGGTGCTCGCCCCGATTCTGCTGATCCTGCTGCGGATCGTGCAGGGCATCGGGTTCGGCGCGGAGTGGGGCGGCGCCGTCCTGATGTCCGTGGAGCACGCGCCCGAACGCAAGCGCGGCTTCTACGGCGCGGTGCCGCAGATCGGCATCCCCGCCGGGCTGCTGCTGGCCAACGGCGGATTCCTGGCTTCCGAGGCACTGTTCGAGGGCGACTGGGTGTGGCGGGTGCCGTTCCTGCTGTCGATCGTGATGGTCGGCGCGGGCATGTTCATCCGGATGAAGATCTCCGAGTCACCGGACTTCACCGAGATGAAGGAACGCGGCGAAATCCACAAGACTCCGGCGCTGGAGGTGCTGCGCCGCGATTGGCGGGCCATCCTCAAGATCGTGGCGCTGCGGCTGGCGGAGACCGGCGGCTACTACATCACCACCAGCTTCATGCTCTCCTACGTGGTGCTCGCCGGGTTGTCGGACAAGCAGAACGTGCTGGTCGGCACCATCGTCGGCTCCGCGCTGGGCCTGCTCAGCCACCTGCTGTTCGGCGCGTGGTCCGACCGGATCGGGCGCAAGCCGGTGTTCCTGCTGGGCGCGGTGTTCACCATCCTGTTCGGCATCCCGATGTTCCTGCTGGTCAACACCGGCGCGGGCATCGCCGTGGTGGTGGCGGTGTCGCTGGGCCTGCTGCTGAGCCACGATCCGATCTTCGCGGTGGAGTCGTCGTGGTTCTCCGAGCAGTTCCCGCGCGACGTCCGTTCCTCCGGAATTTCGCTGGGCTACAACGGCGCGTCGATGGTGGCCGGGCTGCTGCCGTTCCTGGCGACCGCGCTCTACGGCGGACTGGGGTGGATCGGGCCGGCGCTGCTGTTCGTGCTGCTGGGCGTGATCTCCACCATCGCCGCCGCGTTCACCCCGGAGACCGCTCCGGCGAAGCTCGCCGAACCGGACCGTTCGCCGGTTTCGGCCTGACCACGGAAGGGAAGTGAGGACCGCATGACCGCAGTGAGCACGTCACGCACGGAAGGGCTCGACCTCGCCGAGCGGGCGGATCGGGTGCGCGCGGCCGCGTACCGGATGCGCCACCACATGCTGGACATGGGCGAGGTGCAGGGCCAGGGCTACGTCGGCCAGGCGCTGGGCGTCGCCGACATGCTCGCGGTGACCTACGCCGACCAGCTCCGGCTGCGCCCCGAAGATCCGCAGTGGGAGCAGCGGGACCGGTTCCTGCTGTCCACCGGCCACTACGCCATCGCCCTGTACGCGGCGCTCGCCGAAGCGGGCATCGTGCCGGTCGACGAGCTGGAGACCTACGGGTCGGACGGTTCGCGGCTGCCGATGTCGGGCATGGCGTCCTACACGCCCGGTATGGAGATCTCCGGCGGTTCGCTGGGCCACGGCCTGACCGTCGCCGTCGGCATGGCGCTGGGGCTGCGGTTGCGGTCCGCCACCTCGCGGATCTTCAACTTCCTCTCCGACGGTGAGCTCGACGAGGGCTCAACGTGGGAGGCCGCGATGGGCGCCAACCACCACCGGCTCGGCGGCCTGACCGCGATGGTCGACATGAACGCGTTGCAGGCGGACGGGAAGACGGAGTCGGTGCTGAGCATCGAACCCGCCGAGCAGAAGTGGGCGGCGTGCGGCTGGTTCACCCAGCGCGTCGACGGCAACGACGTGGAAGCCCTGCTGGCCGCGTTCGACGCGGTGGCCGAGCAGGCCGAGCCGCACGGCGCTCCGTCGGTGATCCTCTGCGACACCAAGATCGGCCGCGGCGTTCCGCTGCTGGAAGCACGCGAGAAGGCGCACTTCATGCGGATCGACGAGGACGAATGGCAGCTGTGCCGCGACCAGCTCACCGCCGGTTTCGAAGGAGCGAGCGCATGAGCACCCCCACCAAGAAACGCCTGACCACCTCGGCGATGATCGCTTCCTTCGCCGATCCGGGGCAGCCGACCGCGTCCGCCCCGTTAGGGCACGCGCTGGCCGCGCTCGCCGAGCAGGACCAGCGGATCGTCGGCCTCACCGCCGACCTCGGCAAGTACACCGACATGCACGTGTTCGCCGAGGCGCACCCTGACCGGTTCTTCCAGATGGGCATGGCCGAGCAACTCCTGTTCGGCGCGGCGGCGGGGATGGCCGAGGTCGGACTCGTGCCGTTCGCCTCCACCTACAGCGTGTTCGCGGCGCGGCGGGCCTACGACTTCCTGTGCCTGGACATCGCCGAACCGAACCTCAACGTGAACATCATCGGCGGCCTGCCCGGCCTCACCACCGGTTACGGGCCGAGCCACCAGGCCACGGAGGACATCGCGATCTTCCGGGGGATGCCGAACCTGACGATCGTCGATCCGTGCGATTCGGTGGACATCGAACAGGCGGTGCCGCAGCTCGCGAGTTCCGACGGGCCGACGTACCTGCGGTTGCTGCGCGGCAAGGTGCCGACGGTGCTCGACGAGTACGACTACGAGTTCAAGCTGGGCAAGGCTTCGGTGCTGCGCGGCGGCAACGACGTCGTGTTCGTCTCCAGCGGCCTGATGACGATGCGCGCGCTGCAGGCCGCGCAAGACCTCGCCGAGCACGGCGTGGACGTGGCCGTGGTGCACAGCCCCACGATCAAGCCGTTCGACGCGGAGACCGTGCTGCGCGAGACCGACGGCGACCGGCTGGTCGTGACGTTGGAGAACCACACCGTCGTCGGCGGCCTCTTCGAAACCCTCGCCGCCGAAATGGCCAAGGCGGGCGAGCAGAAACGCGTCGTGCCCGTCGCCCTGCCCGATCGGTTCCTCGACGCGGGCGCCCTGCCGACGCTGCACGAACGCTACGGCCTCGCCAGGGGAACCATCGTGAGCAAGGTCCTCGCCGAACTCTCCTGACCCACACCTTGCGACCAGGAGCGCCCCGGATCCAACGGTTCCGGGGCGCTGCCGCATTCCGGACCACTCCGCGGGGTGCCGTTCGCGCGTCGCCGCTTGCGCCGAACGGCGGATGCCGCGCGGGGGCGGTAACGATCTTGCTTCGCGGGGCGAACTTCGGTGTGCGGGGCGCTACCCTCGCTCGCGCTATGAGTATTCCATCTGGCTTATTCGCGAATCGTTGCGGCACACTCCCGGGACGGTCCTCATTTCCACGAAGATTCGGGCACAACCCGCATTCGCGCATGTTTAAGCCATCAACCAGGCGATTTACCGACGCCCAATCGAGTGGCAAAATCGGACAGCGAGACTGCGGCGCAATTACACTGACCTTCCGCGAGGCAAGCACCAACGCGAACAACGGGCATCTTCCAGCCACGCAATTCCCTGCGGAAAATTTCCTACAGACGCTGGAAGTTTCGTTAATTTTCCCGTTGGCGCACCGATGAGCGGAGGGATTGCCATGCCACGGCCATGGGAAGCAGACCCGTCAGCGACCTTCCGAAGACGACTCGGGAAGTCCGCGCTCGAACTCGGCCACACCGACGACGAGCCGACCTGCCCGGACATCTGGGAGCTCGACAACGGCGACATCGCCGTGATCGGCCGCGACCTCACCGACGGCTACGCCCACTCGTTGCCGGACGGGGTGAACGTGGGCTACGACGAACGACTCGTCGTGATCCCCGGCTCCATGCTCAGGTCCGCGAAGGGGGACATCCCCCATGAGTGAATTGACTCGCCTTCCCCCTCGGGATTCCGGGGACAGGTTGACGCTCGATGAATACCTCGCCGACTTCAATGCGCGATTCTGGAACCCGCGGAATACCTCAGCATGGAAGTTCGAACGCAGGCAGACGTTCCGGCAGCCGGAAAGCCCCAGTTGGAACGCGTTCAACGAGGGGAACTGGGACCTGTCGATCCAGCTGCTCGAAGAGCGGCGGCCGAAGCTCAAGGACTACTTCGACCGGGTCTCCGCGCACGGATTTTCCGTGTTCCGCATCCGGGTCGTCGAGGATTCGCTGAGCCCCTACCTGGTGTGGGAGCTGAACTCGCTGCTGATCCGGCAGCAGTGCGGTGCTTCGATCACGGTCGTCAACCCGGACATGCTGGAGAAGTGGGAGCGCGATGGTGTGCTGCCCGAGATCTTCGTGATCGGACCGGACACCGTGTACGAAGTCCTCTACGACTCCGACGGCGTCGCCGAAGGAGCCATCCGGTACGTCGACGAGCCGACCGCCCGCCGGTGGATGATCTTCATGGACGCACTGGAGGGAAGCGGGGAACCGCTCGACGCGTTCTTCAACCGAGAAGTGGCGGGATTGCGCCCCACGGAGTGCGAAGCTCCGTCCGCGTGACGCCGAACCGAGATGGGTGACATGCCGACGCGGGACGGCGACGACTCCAGGAACGAGCTCTCCGGTAGCGCGAACGAAGTGATCCAGGCAGGCCGCGTCAGCGGCGGCATCCACTTCCACGGCACCCAGCGCACCGACGACGGCCTTCCTCGGCAATTACCGGCCGACGTGCCGGGTTTCGTCAACCGGCACGGTGAACTCGAACAGCTCGACCTGCTCCTGCCCGACGACGGCGGGGGCGCGATGGCTCCGTGCGTGGTGGTCGGTACCGCTGGGGTGGGCAAGACCTCGCTGGCCGTGCATTGGGCGCACCGCATGGCCTCGCGCTTCCCCGACGGGCAGCTCTACGTCAACCTGCACGGCTACGATCCGGGTCCGCTCGTCACCCCTGATCAGGCGTTGGATCGCTTCTTGCGGGCATTGGGCGTGCCCGGTGATCAGATTTCGGCCGACCTCGAATCCCGCGCGGCGCTCTACCGTTCACAGCTGGCCGGGCGCCGGATGCTGATCGTGCTCGACAACGCGGCCACCGTCGGGCAGGTTCGGCCGCTGCTGCCCGGCAGCGGTGACTGCCTCACGCTGATCACCAGCCGCAGCAGGCTTTCCGGCCTCGTCGCGCGCGACGGCGCTCGCCGGGTGACGCTCGGAGTCCTGCCCGAGGAGGAGTCCGTTCGGCTGCTGCGGAGCCTCTCCGACGGCCACCGCGGCCCGGACGACGGCACGGATCTCGACGAGCTGGCGCGGCTGTGCGCGCGGCTCCCGCTCGCGCTGCGCATCGCGGCCGAACGCGCGATCAGCAGGCCGAGCGTGCCGTTGGGCGACCTCATCGAGGAGCTGCGGGACGAATCCGCGTTGTGGGACGCGCTCACCGCGGGCGACGACGATGATTCGGACGCGGTCCGCTCCGTGTTCGCCTGGTCGTACCGGGCTCTGTCGAAGGATGCGAGCCGCCTGTTCCGGCTGCTCGGCCTGCATCCCGGTCGCGATTTCGGTTCCGCGGCGGCGGCCGCGCTGGCCGATCTGCCCGTGAGCCGGGTGCGCCGGTTGTTGGACGACTTGGTCGGCGCGCACCTGCTGGAGCAGCACCGGCCGGACCGCTACGAGTTCCACGATCTGCTCCGCGCGTACGCCACGGACCAGGCCCGCACCGAGGAGTCCGCCGACACCGTCCGCGCCGCGCTGGAGCGGGCGGTGCGCTGGTACGCGGGATGTGCCGACCAGGCGGTGCGGGTGCTGGCGCCCGCGCACCGGCGCCCGCCGATCGAGGCGTCCACCCCTGCGTTCACCACGCCAGAGGAAGCGGCGCAGTGGTACGAGCGGGAGCGGACGAACCTGGTCGCCGCCACCCGAGCCGCCGAGGAAGCGAACCTGCACGAGCTGGCGTGGCTGCTTCCCGCACTGCTGCGCGGAATCTACGCGGGCCGCAACCAGTTCGACGACTGGTTCGCGACCAGCACCATCGGCTTGGGCACCGCCCGCGCGTCCGGCGACAGGCATGCCGAAGCCGACATGTTGGAGAGCTTGGGCAAGGCGCATACCCAGTCCTCCCGGCGCGCGGAGGGAATCCGGTTCCAGACGGCGGCGCTCGACATCCGCCGCGAGCTCGGCGACCGGGCGGGCGAGCTCGCGTCCACCAACGCCGTGGGCATGGCGCACCTGCGCGGCCACGAGCTGGACCGGGCGCTGATCAGGTTCGAACAGACCCACCGGCTCGCGGTCGAAGTCGGCGACGAGTACTGGATCGCGGTGTCCTCGAACAACACCGCCAACGTCTACTTAGGACTGGAACGTTTCGAGGAGGCCGTCGTGCTGCTGCGGGACGCGAAGGAGCGCTACACCCGGCTCGGCGTTCCCGGCGGCAGAGGCGACGCGCTGCGCGGCCTCAGCCACGCGCACCGGGGCCTGGGGCGACCGGAGTCCGCGCACGGCTACGTCGAGGAAGCGTTGGCGATCGCCCACGAGCACGAGAACCGGGCGTGGGAGGCGTACTGGTCGCTCGAACTCGGCCGGGTGCAGGTCGAACTCGGGCAGCCGTCGGAGGCGCTGATCTCCTTCCAGCGGGCGGCCTCGCTGCAACGCCGCCTGGCCGACCGGTCTCGCGAAGCCGAGGCGCTCGACGCCACGGGAACGGCCTACCTGGCGCTCGACCGAGCCGACGAAGCCGCCGGTTTCCACCGCATGGCGGCGAATTCGTTCCGCGAGCTCGACGACCGCCGGCAACTGGCCATCGCACTCGACCACCTCACCACCGCCCTCGACCACACCGGCGACGCCGAGGCCGACGAGTGCCGCCGCGAGGCAGCGGGCCTGCTCGCCGACTTCACCGACCCGGCAGCCGAACGAATCCGCACCCGCCTCCGACGGTCGGGCTGACGGGCCTTAAGACGCCTCATTCACGAGGAGACCGCAGGGAACGGTCAGGTGACCGGGCCGGCGAAGTCGTGGACGGTCACCGCCTCCCCGTCTCGTAGGCATCGGTGCGCCAGTCCGCTCGCAGCCAGATAAGCGGCGGCACGCCCCGCGCTCTCCGATTCGCGGTGTTCGGACCGCCAGTGCGGAACGATCCGGTAGGGCACCAGACCGAGGCACTCCGGTGCGGTCGTCGGCGGATACCCGTCGGGCAGGACTGCCGGGTCATCGATGAGGTCGATGCCTCGGAGGTCCGGTCCGGCGACGCAGGCTCCGGCCGAGTAGCCGCCGTAGGTGAACTCGGGCCGAGGGAACTGCTCTGCGAGCGCATCACGGAATCCTGCCTGAGCCATGGCGCGGGCGAGGACGAACGCGTTGCCACCCACAACCCAGACGAGTTCGAGCTCGGTCAAACGCCGGGGCAGCTCCTCGGACTCCTCGAAGTGGTCGCGGAGATCGAGCTCTTCGCACGAGTAGCCGAATCCCTCGATCGTGCGGCGTTCGCGATCACAATCGCGATAGCGCGAGCGACCGTCCGCGTCGAGCGCGTTCAAGACGATGCCTGCACGGCCGGCGCGAGAGGTGCCGGGCAGCACCGACGGGCGAGTGCCCGGAGGCAGAAACCACGAGCTCAGCAGCAACCTCATCAGTACCTCCCGCGGCCCCGCGAAGCCGAGCCGTCAACTCTCGAAACGCCCGGATCTGATCGCCCGTACCAACGAGGCGACATCGGTCCTCAGCGTCGGACCGTTCGGGTCCTTCGAGTCGCGGATCTCGTCGAACGTCGTCGCCACCTCGACGCACGTTGCCGTGTTCTGGCTGCGGCTCGACTTGATCCAGGTGCGTTCCGCGCTCATGGGCACTCCCGTTCCTCGTTGCGGGGTCCGGACTCCTCGGATCTCCGGGCGAGCCCCTGGGCCGAGCGGGGCGCCCAGGGGCTCGGAGTCGGCTAGTTTTCGAAGCGGCCGGTCTTGATGGCCTGCACCAGAGGTGCGACGGCGGCCTTGAGGGTTGGGCCGTTCGGGTCCTTGGAATCCCTGATCTCGTCGAACGTCGTCGTCACCTCGACGCAGGTCGTGGTGTTCTGGCTGCGGCTCGACTTGATCCAGGTGCGTTCCGCGTTCATCGGCGCTCCTCCATCCTCCTGGCAAGATCGGCGATGATGGATCGAGACTCGTGCGCGTTCCTCGACACGCTCTCGACCATGCCGACGGCTTCTCGGTAGATCTTCACATCCGCGTGCTCATGCAGGAAGAGTCCGGACTTGCGATTCTCCAAATGGACCACCTCATCCAGGCCGGACCGGATGAGGAAGAAGGGTCCTTCCAGTCCCGGATGCCAGCCGCTGGCGAGCGGAACGACACGGAGTTCAACGTTCGCCCTGGCCGCCATCCGATCCAGGAACTGAAGCTGCGCACGCATGACTGCCCTGCTCCCGATCACTTGGTGCAACGCGGCTTCCCCGATGAACGCGACGAGTCCTGGAGGTCGCTGCCCGGTTATTGCCTCCCTACGACTGATTCGGTGCGCGGTTCGCGCACCGATCTCTGACTCGGGGACACCACCGCCTTCCATGACAGCCCCGATGTAGTCACTCGTTTGCAGCAGCCCCGGAATCATCAGCGGTGACACCTCCACGATCTGCGTCGCCCGCCGCTCCAAGTCCATCACTGCCTCCAGCTGCTGGCGCTGGGCCGGGAGTGTCGTGGCCACCCAGTTCGGGTCGTCTGCGCCGTAGGCGAGTGCGACGATCTCCTCGTACCGCTCGCCGTTGATGCTGAGCGAGGTCAGCACTTGCGCCACCTGCTCCGGGCGCGGCGTCCGATCGCCGGTCTCCCACCGCGAGAGCACTCCCGGATCTCGTTCGAGCCTCTTGGCGAAAGCGCGCAACGTTAAACCGTGCTCTTCCCGAGCTTGTCGCAAAGCCTTACCCAAGGCTTGATTCTTCGGCGTTCTCACCATCCGCGCTCCGTGTTGTCATACCCGCAACATCGCAATGTTCGCGAGTGCACCGTCTGATCACCCGATGCGGTTAGGAACACGCCGTTGTCGGCGAATCCGCCGCTGGTACATCGTTCTCGGACATCAGCAACCCGCCGGGAACGGCTTCCGCGCCGAGCATGATGCCAGCCCACCCGGCTCTCCCTCGAATCCCCCGGCAGCAACGGGGATTCCTTGAACCATGAAGGATTGGACGCATGAATTCACCCACGACCGCCCCTGCGGGAAATCTGCACAGCAGAAGGATCCGAACCGAGAACGACTGCGGCTTCGAAATTTCCCGCAGCTGGGGAAGGCGTTCCGCCGATCCGCAAATCGCGCTCTGGGCGGCGTCCCGGGGGCCGGTGGACACCCGGTGGCACGCCGTTCGGCGGGCCGGTGGTGGGGCTTTGCCGTCGGCGTGCGGGACGTACGTCTACGGGCCGGTGCACCTGCGGCGGTGGGCGCGGTTTCCGGACGGTGAGGCGGATCGTGTGGTGTGCCGGGAGTGCGCCGCGATGGCGGACGGGGCCGGGATAGTGGCATCCGGTGTGCTACCGGGGCGTGCGGCTTCGTCTCCGGAGGAGACCGGGCCGATCACGTGGCCGGCCGACGATCCCGAGACGCGGCGCCGTGCGAACGATCGGCCTCGGTGGCAGCGACGGCTGGCGTGCCGCAACACCCGCCGGGAGGCGGCATGAGCCCGCGGCACTTCTGGCGCCCGGCGGACGGAATCCGCCACGCGTTCCACGGCCCCCGCTGGAACGGCCTCCCCGAAGCCACCTCGGTCTGCGGGGTGCTCACCACGATGCCCGAGCGGATATCCGACAACGAATGGGTCCGAGCCCCCTCCTGCAACAAGTGCAACGCCATCCTGCACGCAGTCCGCAACATCCCGCACTTCTGACCAGGTGAACGGACCCTTTGCCCAATCCCACTGGGCGGAGCGGCCATTCACCTTGATGCGGTCCGTCGCCTTGAACCCCGACCGGGCGCGGGCCGGTTCCCGGCCGGGTCCCCTGCGACGCGCGAGTGGCTCGAGACTCTGCCGGGGCGGGCCGGGCGCGGTGCCTCCCCCACCGCGCCCGGCGCCGAGCCGGATCAACGAGACCGTTCGCCGCCGCGCGGAAGACCAACCGCACCAGAGCGTTTCGCCAAGTCCACACTGGACATACGTGGTCAGGTGAGGCCGAAGGTGAGGCGGAGGTCGACGATCTGCTGCTCGCTCGCCACCCAGGCCAGCGGTGCGTGCTGCACGAAGATGCCGGTGGGTTCGCGCAGCAGCGGTCGGCTCGCCGGGTCGGTCGGCCACTCCACGTCGCCGGTGGCGACGCGGGCGGGGATCAGCCAGTGGTCGCCGGTGCGGTAGGCGGGACGGTTCGGGTCGGAGCTCTTGAAGTAGACCTCGACGCCGTCCTCCAACCGCAGCCAGCGCCCCTCCTCCACCGGGATCGCGCCGTCGCGCATCGGCCTGGTCGGAGTGCCGGGCTGCTTGCTGCCCTCCCGCTGGTCCCAGCGGCGCAAGAACGGGTGCAGCTCGGGCCTGCGCCCGGTTTCGGGTTCCGCCGACAGGCGCACCCGCCGCTGCGGCAGGTCCAGTTCTTCCACTCGCAGCAACGGTTTCGGTCGCAGGCGGCTGGTGTAGGCCGTGTCGACGACCTCGACGAAGTCACCGACGTCCAGGTCCAGCTTGTCGTCGCCGCCCAGCGAACCCAGCGACACCCAGGTGCCGTCGACCTCGTCGATCGCGAAGGTGACCGAACCGTTCTCCCGGGACCACTTGAACGTCGCCCCGGATTCCGCTCCGCCGTCGTGGATCTCCACGCGGTAGAGCTGGTTCTCCGGTCCTCGGTAGCGGGCTTCCGGACTCACCAGGCACGGTTCGGAGTCGGCGTCGGCCGGTCGCCTGCTGCGAGCCGCCAGCAGCGGCTGCTGAGCGCGCTGCTCCCGCGACCAGTCCGCGAAGGCCTGCCGGATCG harbors:
- a CDS encoding DUF6879 family protein, producing the protein MSELTRLPPRDSGDRLTLDEYLADFNARFWNPRNTSAWKFERRQTFRQPESPSWNAFNEGNWDLSIQLLEERRPKLKDYFDRVSAHGFSVFRIRVVEDSLSPYLVWELNSLLIRQQCGASITVVNPDMLEKWERDGVLPEIFVIGPDTVYEVLYDSDGVAEGAIRYVDEPTARRWMIFMDALEGSGEPLDAFFNREVAGLRPTECEAPSA
- a CDS encoding NAD(P)-dependent oxidoreductase, whose translation is MDEPDVVFVGIGAIGRHMASRLVAAGRSTTAVDPTPAAREWAAAQGIPAIPSLTGAPRAEFVVVMVATPDQLVALVDEALTRDDLDGQRWIVMSTVGPDAVREQGARLTGAGALVLDVPVTGGVARARTGELTLFAAGNRSTVEFARPVLNCFGAVREVGERVGDGQAIKVVNQHLCSVHIVAAAEALSLAGELGLDREQVLSLVENGAAGSWMLSDRGPRMLQGTDVEVTSTIGIFVKDSNLVADAARQADADTPLLDLARERYERAADAGLGARDDSRVIETYA
- a CDS encoding MFS transporter, with protein sequence MSAAPTSGRRDDPTKVSVASMIGTAVESYDFFIYGTASAAYFGSVFFHTGNELLGVLASFATLAVGFFFRPLGGYLAGHYGDRLGRKTVLMWSLAIMGLGTVLIGVLPTYGQAGVLAPILLILLRIVQGIGFGAEWGGAVLMSVEHAPERKRGFYGAVPQIGIPAGLLLANGGFLASEALFEGDWVWRVPFLLSIVMVGAGMFIRMKISESPDFTEMKERGEIHKTPALEVLRRDWRAILKIVALRLAETGGYYITTSFMLSYVVLAGLSDKQNVLVGTIVGSALGLLSHLLFGAWSDRIGRKPVFLLGAVFTILFGIPMFLLVNTGAGIAVVVAVSLGLLLSHDPIFAVESSWFSEQFPRDVRSSGISLGYNGASMVAGLLPFLATALYGGLGWIGPALLFVLLGVISTIAAAFTPETAPAKLAEPDRSPVSA
- a CDS encoding transketolase family protein; the encoded protein is MSTPTKKRLTTSAMIASFADPGQPTASAPLGHALAALAEQDQRIVGLTADLGKYTDMHVFAEAHPDRFFQMGMAEQLLFGAAAGMAEVGLVPFASTYSVFAARRAYDFLCLDIAEPNLNVNIIGGLPGLTTGYGPSHQATEDIAIFRGMPNLTIVDPCDSVDIEQAVPQLASSDGPTYLRLLRGKVPTVLDEYDYEFKLGKASVLRGGNDVVFVSSGLMTMRALQAAQDLAEHGVDVAVVHSPTIKPFDAETVLRETDGDRLVVTLENHTVVGGLFETLAAEMAKAGEQKRVVPVALPDRFLDAGALPTLHERYGLARGTIVSKVLAELS
- a CDS encoding transketolase, which codes for MTAVSTSRTEGLDLAERADRVRAAAYRMRHHMLDMGEVQGQGYVGQALGVADMLAVTYADQLRLRPEDPQWEQRDRFLLSTGHYAIALYAALAEAGIVPVDELETYGSDGSRLPMSGMASYTPGMEISGGSLGHGLTVAVGMALGLRLRSATSRIFNFLSDGELDEGSTWEAAMGANHHRLGGLTAMVDMNALQADGKTESVLSIEPAEQKWAACGWFTQRVDGNDVEALLAAFDAVAEQAEPHGAPSVILCDTKIGRGVPLLEAREKAHFMRIDEDEWQLCRDQLTAGFEGASA
- a CDS encoding FadR/GntR family transcriptional regulator codes for the protein MGVDLSFLVRSLAEQATPEPGTDLLRLPTERELVASLDVSRGTLREQLSMLEMLGFLTRTQGRGSYLGVPDASFIQLYFDLSSELGQLGGGQFRSAREMLEISMTEAAARLATADDVDTLRGLVDEMVRASAAGEDERALEADLDFHRHLFTVVNNPIFTLLHDGLSHVLRDEVVDRRRVAVEREPLREGENRIIDTVHYGIVDAVERRDGESARSAMRRHFEVWSALTGED